DNA sequence from the Nodosilinea sp. FACHB-141 genome:
CTAGCGGCTTGGTATCAGCGTTAAGACGTATCTAAATTCTTCGCTTCTCGTAACTGGCCAGCGGTTGGCAGCATTAAGGAATCTCGCTAGCGGCTGAGCCTAACTCCTTCTTCAGCAGAATGGCCTCAGGGTAATAGCCGAGAGATTGATATAGCGCCTGCGCTACCTGATTGTCGCTAAACACTTGCAAGCTAATCTGCCTGTGCCCCTGCTGCTGCGCCCACTGGTGAGCCACCGCGAGTAGAGCCGTGGCGATGCCGCGCCGCCGATGCTCGCGGGCGACGTAGAGCATCAGCACGTAGGGATGCAGAACGCCGCTGCGCTGATCGGTCGCTTGCCCTAGCCAGATCGCCCCTACCGGGGCAGCGGGAGAACCAGCGGTAGACTCCACATCTACCCACCAGAGGGGCGTGTCTCGACCGAGGTAGCGATCGACTGTGGCGGCAATGTGGCCCGTAGGCTGGTGGGGGTCAAACTCGCTGTAGGTGCGCTTCATGAATTTGACCACGGTGGCGCGATCGTGGGTAGAGCCTACCCGCAGGCTGTAACCCGGTAACACAAAGAATTGCTCAGCTGTCATGTCCCTCCATTGGTGCAATGCAAACGACGCAACGCGAATACACCTGGCTCATCCTACTTTTTTCTGGCCAGAGAGAAACGAACTTGCTAGGCTGAGGGGAAGTTTGCGCGGCGTTGATATTGACCTATGGCAACTCAGTCTAAAACCCTGTTTGAGCAGTTCTTCGCGCCGATCTTTTCGCACCTGGTCGATCGCGATGCCCTGCTGCGGCTGCGCGACAGCATTGATTGGGAAACCGGGGTGAACCAGTTCACCAATCCCCAGGTGGTGTACCCCAACTACTACAAGGTCAGCAACTTTCACGGCATTAAGAACGGCTACCTGAATGTCGATGCCGCCCTCACCTACGACCCCATTACCCAATACGTGCTGCCCCCTGGCGAAAATTGGGTGCGAGAGAGCCTGGTCAAAGCCGTTGGGGGCGAGCCTCGGCGGATTTTAGACCTGGGCTGTGGCACGGGCACTACCACGCTGATGCTGAAGCGCCGCTTTCCCAATGCCGAGGTGATGGGCCTCGACCTGTCGCCTCAAATGCTGGTGATGGCCGACTACAAGGCTAAAGCGGCGGCAGTGGATGTGACATTTCGCCACGGCAACGCCATGGCCACGGGGCTACCCGCCGCATCCTTTGATATGGTGTGCGCCACGCTGCTGTTCCACGAGACGCCCCCGGCGGTGGCTAAAACCATCCTCTCAGAAGCGTTTCGACTGCTGACGCCCGGTGGGCAAATGCTGGTGCTCGACGGCAACCAGCGCACCCTGCGGGCCAGCGACTGGCTCAGCACCATTTTTG
Encoded proteins:
- a CDS encoding N-acetyltransferase, whose product is MTAEQFFVLPGYSLRVGSTHDRATVVKFMKRTYSEFDPHQPTGHIAATVDRYLGRDTPLWWVDVESTAGSPAAPVGAIWLGQATDQRSGVLHPYVLMLYVAREHRRRGIATALLAVAHQWAQQQGHRQISLQVFSDNQVAQALYQSLGYYPEAILLKKELGSAASEIP
- a CDS encoding class I SAM-dependent methyltransferase, which gives rise to MATQSKTLFEQFFAPIFSHLVDRDALLRLRDSIDWETGVNQFTNPQVVYPNYYKVSNFHGIKNGYLNVDAALTYDPITQYVLPPGENWVRESLVKAVGGEPRRILDLGCGTGTTTLMLKRRFPNAEVMGLDLSPQMLVMADYKAKAAAVDVTFRHGNAMATGLPAASFDMVCATLLFHETPPAVAKTILSEAFRLLTPGGQMLVLDGNQRTLRASDWLSTIFEEPFIRDYGQGNVDAWLGYAGFEQVRTEDVFWLNQLSCGRKPLPVAERIEQPEGDRQSDDLPLPQPA